One segment of Thermococcus sp. AM4 DNA contains the following:
- a CDS encoding ABC transporter permease, protein MRIVRDVLFNLILISLALLLTATMVAIAEEKALQVESKTPVDIEKMSPEARAQYEKYLNEIQKSAERVKISSIRRDVKAYFRYVVDEFKGERRWKTLKTIGLSFAVLAMTTLLIFVFGLYWGLRAGYRGGLWDKILSGLAPLFSGIPAWFWALLFVWTLWWKWNIGDISYTNSLMRARAYGGIGVLTYLNALLLPVIALTFSNVVVYAFNVRNLVKKEAFEEYFFIDILKGLPDRRIMRKLLRTVLPSFLTFTSYNFLNLMMSAMAVEKLFDVPGIGKVLADSVEVVYLPNEFGEPKMPYLHFDGPSIFFVAFVMAMFYFLNSTVLEALYIHLDPRREING, encoded by the coding sequence ATGAGGATCGTTAGGGACGTCCTCTTCAACCTCATCCTGATATCGCTCGCACTCCTGCTCACGGCGACGATGGTTGCCATCGCGGAGGAAAAGGCCCTTCAGGTGGAATCCAAGACTCCCGTGGACATTGAAAAGATGTCGCCGGAGGCAAGGGCCCAGTACGAAAAGTACCTCAACGAAATACAGAAGAGCGCGGAGCGCGTGAAGATCAGCTCAATCAGGCGGGACGTTAAAGCCTACTTCAGGTACGTGGTAGACGAGTTCAAGGGAGAGAGACGCTGGAAAACCCTGAAAACGATCGGACTCAGCTTCGCGGTTCTGGCGATGACGACGCTCCTGATATTCGTCTTCGGCCTCTACTGGGGGTTGAGGGCTGGTTACCGCGGGGGGCTCTGGGACAAAATTCTGTCGGGGCTGGCTCCCCTCTTCTCCGGAATTCCAGCCTGGTTCTGGGCCCTGCTCTTCGTGTGGACTCTGTGGTGGAAATGGAACATAGGCGACATCAGCTACACCAACTCCCTGATGAGGGCGAGGGCCTATGGAGGAATCGGTGTTCTGACCTATTTGAACGCCCTCCTCCTGCCGGTCATAGCGCTGACGTTCTCAAACGTCGTTGTTTACGCCTTCAACGTCAGGAACCTTGTCAAGAAGGAAGCCTTCGAGGAGTACTTCTTCATTGACATCCTCAAGGGATTGCCGGACAGGAGGATCATGAGAAAGCTCCTGAGAACGGTTCTCCCCTCGTTCCTTACCTTCACGAGCTACAACTTCCTCAACCTGATGATGAGTGCAATGGCCGTGGAAAAGCTCTTCGACGTCCCGGGAATCGGAAAGGTCTTAGCGGACTCGGTGGAGGTAGTATACCTCCCCAACGAGTTCGGAGAGCCCAAGATGCCGTACCTGCACTTCGACGGCCCCAGCATCTTCTTCGTGGCCTTCGTCATGGCGATGTTCTACTTCCTGAACTCAACGGTTCTTGAGGCACTCTACATCCACCTCGACCCGAGGAGGGAGATCAATGGGTGA
- a CDS encoding DHHA1 domain-containing protein, with translation MTERLFYRDPYLREAKARVIRVEERGNKVGVLLDRTIFYPEGGGQPSDRGVIEGNGFRIIVDKVHGKDEIWHEGKLEGRPPREGDEVGLILDWEWRYENMRAHTGQHILSAVIKDLLGADTTGFQIFPDHSKIEIDYPGELSWELVNEIERKTNEIVWGDVEVEVEVYDELPEDLKARLRKALSEKVKPPIRIVKIGTVDVTPCGGTHVGSTREIGIVKVLNFYRKSRKLWRIEFAAGNRALRALNEILEDYWGSLSRMPNKNRPLMERVVELRDELERLEEDKSKLRRELWRWKAEALLSNAREIKGVRVITLVEDLPMKDAQAFAIYLVEHNPDTIALIAGENYVVFAKNEDLDVSMRSLLREVLAEVGGGGGGSDNLAKGGGFKVFPEEVLSIAVKKLEEML, from the coding sequence ATGACGGAAAGGCTCTTTTACAGGGACCCCTATCTGAGGGAAGCGAAGGCGAGGGTTATTAGAGTTGAGGAGCGCGGCAATAAGGTTGGGGTTCTCCTAGATAGGACGATTTTCTACCCGGAAGGTGGCGGTCAGCCCTCCGACAGGGGGGTGATCGAGGGCAACGGCTTCAGAATTATCGTTGATAAGGTTCACGGAAAGGACGAGATCTGGCACGAGGGGAAACTTGAGGGAAGACCGCCCCGTGAGGGCGATGAGGTGGGATTAATCCTCGACTGGGAGTGGCGCTACGAGAACATGAGGGCCCACACGGGCCAGCACATCCTCTCGGCCGTCATAAAGGACCTCCTCGGGGCGGACACAACGGGCTTTCAGATATTCCCCGATCACAGCAAGATCGAGATCGACTACCCCGGGGAGCTGAGCTGGGAGCTGGTAAACGAGATCGAGAGGAAAACCAACGAAATAGTCTGGGGCGACGTCGAGGTTGAAGTTGAGGTCTACGACGAGCTCCCGGAGGATCTCAAAGCCCGTCTGAGGAAGGCCCTCTCCGAGAAGGTAAAGCCCCCGATAAGGATAGTGAAGATTGGAACAGTCGATGTCACCCCCTGCGGCGGAACCCACGTGGGGAGCACGCGCGAGATCGGTATCGTGAAGGTTCTCAACTTCTACCGCAAGAGCAGGAAGCTATGGCGCATAGAGTTCGCCGCTGGAAACAGGGCTTTGAGGGCTCTGAACGAAATCCTTGAGGATTACTGGGGATCTCTGAGCAGGATGCCCAACAAGAACAGGCCCCTTATGGAAAGGGTCGTTGAGCTCAGGGACGAACTTGAGAGGCTTGAGGAGGATAAGTCGAAGCTGAGACGCGAGCTCTGGCGCTGGAAGGCGGAGGCGCTCCTCAGCAACGCTCGCGAAATCAAAGGAGTCAGGGTTATCACTCTCGTTGAGGATTTGCCGATGAAGGACGCGCAGGCCTTCGCGATCTACCTCGTCGAGCACAATCCTGACACAATAGCCCTCATCGCCGGTGAAAACTACGTCGTCTTCGCCAAGAACGAGGATCTCGACGTTTCGATGAGATCGCTTTTGAGGGAGGTTCTGGCAGAAGTCGGCGGTGGGGGCGGCGGAAGCGACAACCTCGCCAAGGGAGGCGGCTTTAAAGTTTTCCCGGAGGAGGTTCTCTCTATCGCAGTGAAAAAACTTGAGGAGATGCTCTAG
- a CDS encoding ABC transporter permease produces the protein MRASLKMKAAAAILLAYLIASVLSPHLADKNAIEHWNDKMYWVENPKLAPPEWVNLFGRNLPPTEELKPSRAEGGLYVYEYDFHYSAPPQDIVIHPNSSSWTTVNLTMPDGREYTFYEGLPRDQIRLAMAFPVLQRIARDNGINCTTSDLIFKGLEPIFREKGTYTIKVVTNGKPSVKVLGKTYGLMGTDGVGRDVWQGFIWGLRETMEMVVAVGAIAVLLGTLLGIASALSGFAGSVTDALSKLSTVLPLVPVMVMIIPITGKVSYGGHLKVPFWSFVLVMGFLLFGKVSRNVRALVETELSKEYVESSRSLGGSKWWILRYHISKAVLPYSVYQFSTLMPKVVALVSLLGFFEAIPGFNWGTLLGSMITEHQLFSMAWWIVLPIGTALALFAMAFVLINLEMEERFLEM, from the coding sequence ATGAGGGCGTCGCTGAAGATGAAGGCCGCGGCAGCGATACTCCTAGCCTATCTGATCGCCTCGGTCCTGAGTCCGCACCTCGCCGATAAAAACGCGATCGAACACTGGAACGACAAGATGTACTGGGTCGAGAACCCCAAGCTGGCCCCTCCAGAGTGGGTAAACCTCTTCGGCAGGAACCTGCCCCCGACGGAGGAGCTGAAGCCATCCAGAGCGGAGGGCGGGCTCTACGTCTACGAATACGACTTCCACTACTCGGCACCTCCCCAGGACATAGTGATCCACCCCAACTCGTCCAGCTGGACCACCGTGAACCTCACGATGCCTGACGGAAGGGAGTACACCTTCTACGAGGGGCTTCCCCGGGACCAGATTCGCCTCGCGATGGCCTTCCCTGTCCTTCAAAGGATAGCCAGGGACAACGGAATCAACTGCACGACGTCGGACCTGATATTCAAGGGGCTAGAGCCAATCTTCCGGGAGAAGGGAACCTACACCATCAAAGTCGTCACGAACGGAAAACCCAGTGTAAAGGTGCTCGGAAAAACGTACGGCCTAATGGGCACAGACGGCGTTGGAAGGGACGTCTGGCAGGGTTTCATCTGGGGTCTCCGCGAGACCATGGAAATGGTCGTGGCGGTTGGGGCCATCGCGGTGCTCCTCGGGACGTTACTCGGAATAGCGAGTGCGCTCTCCGGCTTCGCGGGCTCGGTGACCGATGCGTTGAGCAAGCTCTCAACTGTTCTCCCCCTCGTCCCGGTCATGGTGATGATAATCCCGATAACCGGAAAGGTGAGCTACGGGGGGCATCTCAAGGTTCCGTTCTGGAGCTTCGTCCTTGTTATGGGCTTTCTGCTCTTTGGCAAGGTATCGAGAAACGTCAGGGCCCTCGTGGAAACGGAGCTCAGCAAGGAGTACGTCGAGTCCTCCAGGAGCCTTGGAGGTTCAAAGTGGTGGATACTGAGGTACCACATCTCAAAGGCCGTGCTGCCCTACAGCGTCTACCAGTTCTCGACCCTCATGCCCAAGGTCGTGGCCTTGGTTTCACTGCTCGGGTTCTTCGAGGCGATTCCGGGCTTCAACTGGGGAACCCTGCTCGGGAGCATGATAACGGAGCACCAGCTCTTCAGCATGGCGTGGTGGATAGTCCTGCCCATCGGAACGGCCCTCGCGCTTTTCGCGATGGCCTTCGTGCTGATAAACCTGGAGATGGAGGAGAGGTTTCTGGAGATGTAG
- a CDS encoding V-type ATP synthase subunit D, with protein MAELLNVKPTRMELLNLKRRIQLAKKGHKLLKDKQDALIMEFFTIYDEALQLRRELNEKMSVAFETLTRAQIEAGTLPLREAALAVKPNREVEIKRRNVMGVSVPLIEAESFKRKASERGYAFVSTSPFVDVAAEKFEEVLDLAVRLAEVEETLKRLAKEIEVTKRRVNALEYIIIPRMEATVKFIKQRLDEMERENFFRLKRVKALIEARSSG; from the coding sequence ATGGCAGAACTGCTCAACGTGAAGCCGACGCGAATGGAGCTCCTCAACCTCAAAAGGAGAATCCAGCTAGCTAAAAAGGGCCACAAGCTCCTCAAGGACAAGCAGGACGCCCTCATAATGGAGTTCTTCACGATCTACGACGAGGCCCTCCAGCTGAGGCGCGAGCTAAACGAAAAGATGAGCGTGGCCTTCGAGACCCTCACCCGAGCCCAGATAGAGGCGGGAACCCTACCGCTCCGGGAAGCCGCTCTGGCCGTCAAGCCCAACAGGGAGGTCGAGATAAAGAGGAGGAACGTCATGGGCGTTTCCGTCCCGCTCATCGAGGCCGAGAGCTTCAAGAGAAAGGCCAGCGAGCGCGGCTATGCCTTCGTCTCCACGAGTCCATTCGTTGACGTCGCCGCCGAGAAGTTCGAAGAGGTTCTCGATTTAGCGGTTCGCCTCGCCGAGGTTGAAGAGACGCTGAAAAGACTGGCCAAGGAGATCGAGGTTACAAAGAGGCGCGTCAACGCGCTTGAGTACATCATAATCCCGCGCATGGAGGCAACGGTTAAGTTCATCAAGCAGCGCCTCGACGAGATGGAGCGCGAGAACTTCTTCAGGCTCAAGAGGGTTAAGGCCCTCATAGAGGCCCGCTCCAGCGGTTAA
- a CDS encoding ATP synthase subunit A: MGRIVRVTGPLVVADGMEGSKMYEVVRVGEMGLIGEIIRLEGDKAVIQVYEETAGIKPGEPVEGTGSSLSVELGPGLLTSMYDGIQRPLEKLRELSGDFIARGLTAPALPRDKKWHFTPTVKVGDKVTGGDILGVVPETSIIEHKILVPPWVEGEIVEIAEEGDYTVEEVIAKVKKPDGSIEELKMYHKWPVRVKRPYKNKLPPEVPLITGQRTIDTFFSIAKGGTAAIPGPFGSGKTVTQHQLAKWSDAQVVVYIGCGERGNEMTDVLEEFPKLKDPKTGKPLMERTVLIANTSNMPVAAREASIYTGITIAEYFRDQGYDVALMADSTSRWAEALREISGRLEEMPGEEGYPAYLASKIAEFYERAGRVITLGQEPRVGSVSVIGAVSPPGGDFSEPVVQNTLRVVKVFWALDADLARRRHFPAINWLRSYSLYLDAIQDWWHKNVDPEWRKMRDTAMALLQKEAELQEIVRIVGPDALPDREKAILIVTRMLREDYLQQDAFDEVDTYCPPKKQVTMMRVILNFYNKTMEAVSRGVPVDEIAKLPVREKIGRMKFEPDIEKIKALIDETNKQFEELFKKYGA, from the coding sequence ATGGGAAGAATAGTTAGGGTTACGGGACCCCTCGTCGTTGCGGACGGCATGGAAGGAAGCAAGATGTACGAGGTCGTTCGCGTCGGTGAGATGGGTCTCATCGGAGAAATCATCCGCCTTGAGGGCGACAAGGCAGTCATTCAGGTTTACGAAGAGACGGCAGGCATAAAGCCCGGTGAGCCGGTCGAGGGAACCGGTTCGTCGCTCAGCGTCGAGCTCGGTCCTGGATTACTCACCTCGATGTACGACGGAATTCAGAGGCCGCTTGAAAAGCTCCGCGAGCTCAGCGGCGACTTCATAGCGAGGGGTTTGACGGCCCCGGCCCTGCCGAGGGACAAGAAGTGGCACTTCACGCCAACCGTCAAGGTCGGCGACAAGGTCACCGGTGGAGACATCCTCGGTGTCGTTCCTGAAACCAGCATCATCGAGCACAAGATCCTTGTTCCGCCCTGGGTCGAGGGTGAGATAGTCGAAATAGCCGAGGAAGGCGACTACACCGTTGAGGAAGTTATCGCCAAGGTCAAGAAGCCCGACGGGAGCATAGAGGAGCTCAAGATGTACCACAAGTGGCCGGTCCGTGTCAAGAGGCCCTACAAGAACAAGCTCCCGCCCGAGGTCCCGCTCATCACCGGACAGAGAACTATCGATACTTTCTTCTCGATAGCCAAGGGTGGAACTGCAGCAATTCCGGGTCCTTTCGGTTCAGGAAAGACCGTCACCCAGCACCAGCTGGCGAAGTGGAGTGACGCGCAGGTCGTCGTCTACATCGGTTGCGGTGAGCGCGGAAACGAGATGACCGACGTCCTTGAGGAGTTCCCCAAGCTCAAGGACCCGAAGACCGGAAAACCGCTCATGGAGAGAACGGTTTTGATAGCCAACACCTCCAACATGCCCGTCGCGGCTCGTGAGGCTTCTATCTACACTGGAATCACTATCGCCGAGTACTTCCGCGACCAGGGCTACGACGTCGCTCTGATGGCCGATTCAACGAGCAGGTGGGCCGAAGCGCTCCGTGAGATTTCAGGCCGTCTCGAGGAGATGCCCGGTGAGGAAGGTTATCCGGCATATCTCGCCAGTAAGATTGCGGAGTTCTATGAGAGGGCTGGAAGGGTTATCACGCTCGGTCAGGAGCCGAGGGTCGGTAGCGTTTCCGTCATCGGTGCCGTTTCACCGCCGGGTGGAGACTTCAGCGAGCCAGTTGTGCAGAACACCCTGCGTGTCGTCAAGGTCTTCTGGGCCCTTGATGCCGACCTCGCGAGGAGGAGGCACTTCCCGGCAATCAACTGGCTGAGGAGCTACTCGCTCTACCTCGACGCCATCCAGGACTGGTGGCACAAGAACGTTGATCCCGAGTGGAGGAAGATGCGCGACACAGCTATGGCCCTCCTCCAGAAGGAGGCTGAACTCCAGGAGATCGTCAGAATAGTCGGTCCTGACGCGTTACCCGACAGGGAGAAGGCGATACTCATCGTCACGAGGATGCTCCGTGAGGACTACCTCCAGCAGGACGCCTTCGACGAGGTCGACACCTACTGCCCGCCGAAGAAGCAGGTCACCATGATGCGCGTTATCCTCAACTTCTACAACAAGACCATGGAGGCCGTGAGCAGGGGCGTTCCGGTTGACGAGATAGCCAAGCTCCCTGTCAGGGAGAAGATCGGCCGTATGAAGTTCGAGCCCGATATCGAGAAGATTAAAGCCCTCATCGATGAGACGAACAAGCAGTTTGAAGAGCTCTTCAAGAAGTACGGGGCGTGA
- a CDS encoding ATP synthase subunit B — MPGMEYSTVSKIYGPLMIVEGVKGVAYGEVVEIETESGEKRKGQVLEARENLAIVQVFEGTRDLDVKTTRVRFTGETLKVPVSMDMLGRIFNGIGKPIDGGPEIIPEDRRDVHGAPLNPVARAYPRDFIQTGISAIDGMNTLVRGQKLPIFSGSGLPHNMLAAQIARQAKVLGEEEQFAVVFAAMGITYEEANFFKKSFEETGAIERAVLFLNLADDPAIERIITPRMALTVAEYLAFDYDMQVLVILTDMTNYAEALREISAAREEVPGRRGYPGYMYTDLATIYERAGRVRGKKGSITQMPILTMPDDDITHPIPDLTGYITEGQIVLSRELHRKGIYPPIDVLPSLSRLMKDGIGKGRTREDHPQLAQQLYAAYAEGRSLRDLVAVVGEEALSETDRKYLKFADRFEREFVAQRYDEDRSIFETLDLGWELLAELPESELKRVRKEYILKYHPKYRKRGS; from the coding sequence ATGCCGGGAATGGAGTACTCAACCGTTAGCAAGATTTACGGGCCACTGATGATCGTCGAGGGCGTCAAGGGAGTTGCCTACGGTGAGGTCGTCGAGATAGAGACCGAGAGCGGGGAGAAGAGAAAGGGACAGGTGCTCGAGGCCAGGGAGAACCTCGCGATAGTCCAGGTCTTCGAGGGAACCCGCGATTTGGACGTCAAAACGACTCGCGTCCGCTTCACCGGCGAGACCCTTAAGGTTCCCGTTTCTATGGACATGCTGGGAAGGATCTTCAACGGTATCGGCAAGCCCATCGACGGCGGACCGGAAATCATCCCCGAGGACAGGAGGGACGTTCACGGTGCACCGCTCAACCCCGTCGCGAGAGCCTACCCAAGGGACTTCATCCAGACGGGTATCTCGGCCATAGACGGTATGAACACCCTCGTCCGCGGTCAGAAGCTGCCAATATTCAGCGGTTCCGGTTTGCCACACAACATGCTCGCGGCCCAGATAGCGAGGCAGGCCAAGGTTCTGGGAGAAGAGGAGCAGTTCGCCGTCGTCTTCGCGGCGATGGGTATCACCTACGAAGAGGCCAACTTCTTCAAGAAGAGCTTCGAGGAGACCGGAGCAATAGAGAGGGCTGTGCTCTTCCTCAACCTCGCAGACGACCCGGCCATCGAGCGTATCATTACCCCGCGTATGGCCCTGACCGTTGCAGAGTATCTCGCCTTCGACTACGATATGCAGGTCCTGGTCATCCTCACGGACATGACCAACTACGCGGAAGCTTTGCGTGAGATTTCGGCGGCGAGGGAAGAGGTTCCCGGAAGGCGCGGTTATCCGGGTTACATGTACACTGACCTCGCCACTATCTACGAGCGTGCTGGCCGTGTCAGGGGCAAGAAGGGAAGCATAACCCAGATGCCAATCCTCACGATGCCCGACGACGACATCACCCACCCGATTCCCGATTTGACCGGTTACATCACCGAGGGCCAGATAGTCCTCAGCAGGGAGCTCCACAGGAAAGGAATTTACCCGCCAATCGACGTCCTTCCGAGTCTCAGCCGTCTGATGAAGGACGGTATCGGTAAGGGAAGAACCAGGGAGGACCACCCACAGCTGGCCCAGCAGCTCTACGCGGCCTACGCCGAGGGACGCTCCCTTAGGGACCTCGTCGCCGTCGTCGGTGAGGAAGCTCTCAGCGAGACCGACAGGAAGTACCTCAAGTTCGCGGACAGGTTCGAGCGCGAGTTCGTCGCCCAGCGCTACGACGAGGACAGGAGCATCTTCGAGACCCTCGACCTCGGCTGGGAGCTCCTTGCCGAGTTGCCAGAGAGCGAGCTCAAGCGTGTCAGGAAGGAGTACATCCTCAAGTACCACCCCAAGTACAGGAAGAGGGGCTCTTAA
- a CDS encoding 7-cyano-7-deazaguanine synthase, with amino-acid sequence MLKCSLCVNDERTARIDIIDGRPICRECQVYLRHPIDREKVRRELKELMRDVNKAVVAYSGGKDSVVALYLAKEVYKVPELEAVMVDHGLMAEEAIENAKRIAEHLGVPFKVLRYDYSDIFRNALLKAQSPCRACSKRTMEKLRKYALRNGYRYIITGHELPFGHHPYRLMSGGVVQIRLLSMMTERERFEILEKLPFEFPELPGYTTNCLVLGPALQLYWEKHGHSFEHRRIAALVRYGLMSREKAERELQKPEVPEWQWEIVKKRLGLT; translated from the coding sequence ATGCTGAAGTGCTCGCTCTGCGTCAACGATGAGAGGACGGCCAGGATAGACATTATCGACGGAAGGCCCATCTGCCGTGAGTGCCAAGTTTACCTCAGGCATCCCATTGACCGGGAAAAGGTCAGGCGGGAACTCAAGGAGCTCATGAGGGACGTCAATAAGGCGGTGGTTGCATACTCCGGTGGAAAGGACAGCGTTGTCGCGCTCTACCTTGCCAAGGAGGTCTACAAAGTTCCGGAGCTCGAGGCGGTTATGGTGGATCATGGCCTCATGGCCGAAGAAGCTATAGAGAACGCGAAGCGAATAGCGGAGCACCTCGGGGTTCCGTTTAAGGTTCTGCGCTATGATTACTCCGACATATTCAGGAACGCCCTCCTCAAAGCCCAGAGCCCCTGCAGGGCCTGCTCGAAGAGAACGATGGAGAAGCTGAGGAAGTACGCCCTCAGGAACGGCTACCGCTACATAATAACGGGCCACGAACTGCCGTTCGGCCACCACCCGTACAGGCTCATGAGCGGCGGGGTCGTTCAGATAAGGCTGCTCTCAATGATGACCGAAAGGGAGCGCTTTGAGATACTGGAAAAGCTTCCCTTCGAGTTTCCGGAGCTGCCGGGGTATACAACCAACTGCCTCGTTCTGGGGCCGGCCTTACAGCTCTACTGGGAAAAGCACGGGCACAGCTTCGAGCATCGAAGAATAGCGGCCCTCGTTCGCTACGGCCTCATGAGCAGGGAGAAGGCCGAGAGGGAACTCCAGAAGCCCGAGGTTCCCGAATGGCAGTGGGAAATCGTGAAGAAGAGACTCGGGCTCACCTGA
- a CDS encoding ABC transporter permease subunit encodes MGEKAREGRGMRIPRRVSIALIVVIAYVIASLVGPLTLRSDDLRNWNNLDYWEMNPKAKPPEWYGAFKGLPPSEWLRGKYREGVFRFTYDFHYGVAPEDVVIVANTTKSIEVTLTTPDNETIRLFAGSPGLMNYTLHLGENYPLFEELAEERCGMRLTGESFFGKNVLNIVFSEPKEDCLTNPKPLYGRYVITVKALDSPIVRLLHGGRVPRLEPNETMKVFIAGQSHGLLGTDTLGRDVWVGFLGGMGETLLIAFAGALISVGLGLVLGTLGAIGGKAGTGSNLASRFLTVLPTLPFAMVTIIALGTIELENRVYVIRIHSLYVALVLGILLTGNVSRNVRSIVKEELRKGYTESSKALGGSLLWILRKHVSRILIPYSLEQLAIAVPGVIALLTLLGFFNISPGFNWSSLMSQTIVYNAQYQFLWWLVLPIGVSMGLLAISFVVIANWIEEEFIKV; translated from the coding sequence ATGGGTGAGAAGGCACGCGAGGGGAGGGGCATGAGGATACCGAGGAGGGTCTCAATCGCCCTCATCGTGGTTATCGCCTATGTGATCGCCTCCCTGGTAGGCCCCCTCACCCTCAGGAGCGACGACCTTAGGAACTGGAACAACCTCGACTACTGGGAGATGAACCCGAAGGCGAAACCCCCCGAGTGGTACGGGGCCTTCAAAGGATTGCCTCCCTCGGAGTGGCTGAGGGGCAAATACAGGGAGGGGGTTTTCAGGTTCACGTACGATTTCCATTACGGTGTGGCACCGGAGGACGTGGTTATCGTTGCAAACACCACGAAGTCAATCGAGGTAACCCTGACGACGCCGGACAACGAGACAATAAGGCTCTTCGCCGGTTCCCCCGGCCTGATGAACTACACGCTGCACTTAGGAGAGAACTATCCCCTCTTTGAGGAACTCGCGGAGGAGCGGTGCGGCATGAGGCTAACGGGAGAGTCCTTCTTCGGAAAGAACGTTCTTAACATCGTTTTCTCCGAACCAAAGGAGGACTGTCTAACGAATCCGAAGCCCCTGTACGGAAGGTACGTAATAACGGTAAAGGCCCTGGACTCGCCGATAGTGAGGCTCCTCCACGGCGGCAGGGTTCCAAGGCTGGAACCAAATGAGACTATGAAGGTCTTCATCGCCGGTCAGAGTCACGGGCTCTTGGGCACGGACACCCTCGGGAGGGACGTGTGGGTCGGCTTCCTCGGGGGGATGGGAGAAACCCTGCTCATAGCCTTCGCCGGAGCACTGATCTCCGTTGGGCTCGGCCTCGTCCTCGGAACCTTGGGAGCTATAGGGGGAAAGGCCGGCACTGGCTCCAACCTCGCCTCGCGCTTTCTCACGGTTCTTCCAACGCTCCCCTTCGCCATGGTCACGATAATAGCCCTCGGAACCATCGAGCTGGAAAACAGAGTCTACGTGATAAGGATCCATTCCCTCTACGTTGCGCTCGTACTCGGAATTCTCCTAACCGGAAACGTCTCAAGAAACGTTCGCTCGATAGTCAAGGAGGAACTCCGGAAGGGCTACACCGAATCGTCAAAGGCCCTCGGCGGAAGCCTTCTCTGGATACTGAGAAAACACGTTTCCCGGATTCTCATTCCGTACAGCCTTGAACAGCTGGCCATAGCCGTCCCCGGGGTCATAGCGCTGCTCACCCTCTTAGGGTTCTTCAACATCTCACCCGGCTTCAACTGGAGCTCCCTGATGAGCCAGACGATAGTCTACAACGCCCAGTACCAGTTCCTCTGGTGGCTAGTCCTGCCAATAGGCGTCTCAATGGGCCTCCTGGCCATTTCCTTCGTGGTTATCGCCAACTGGATCGAGGAAGAGTTTATTAAGGTTTGA
- a CDS encoding ABC transporter permease subunit, which produces MLMNRGRHLYLKVIAKNLLLFIIAVLILDYLAVLGYIHAHAYNAEGKVESFDKVKLMKEHLRTVYYYFTHLTEKNRSGRALYSYILKSLILVLFAEVFILILGLYLGLRAGYNGGWTDRMLSVLAPVFSAIPPWFIAVVLLYTLYWKMSMLPVDFEGYLRRAIMEGNSTALAYVLGLILPALTLVLAMVWEYAFNVRNLIKFESNESHVLYDRARGLPEGRIKRKLLRIALPAFMTFTTYNFLEILMSVFVVEVIFNVHGIGWILAYSFRLGHSVQGVSYYYNSYGVFFAAFVMLLFYFVNAVVMESIYLHLDPRIGREGRA; this is translated from the coding sequence ATGCTGATGAACAGAGGGCGACATCTGTACCTGAAGGTGATCGCCAAGAACCTGTTGCTGTTCATTATCGCCGTTTTGATACTCGACTACCTCGCGGTTCTGGGGTACATACACGCCCACGCCTACAACGCCGAGGGGAAGGTTGAGAGCTTCGACAAGGTAAAGCTCATGAAGGAGCACCTGAGAACGGTTTACTACTACTTCACCCACCTCACAGAGAAGAACAGAAGCGGAAGGGCGCTGTACTCTTACATCCTCAAGAGCCTTATCCTCGTCCTCTTTGCCGAGGTTTTCATCCTGATCCTCGGCCTCTACCTCGGACTTAGGGCCGGCTACAACGGGGGCTGGACAGACAGGATGCTGTCGGTTCTCGCACCGGTTTTCTCGGCAATACCGCCCTGGTTCATAGCGGTGGTGCTCCTCTACACCCTGTACTGGAAGATGTCCATGCTACCGGTTGATTTTGAGGGCTACCTGAGGAGGGCCATCATGGAGGGAAACTCCACCGCGCTGGCCTACGTTCTCGGCCTGATCCTGCCGGCTCTAACGCTCGTTCTGGCAATGGTCTGGGAGTACGCCTTCAACGTCAGAAACCTGATAAAGTTTGAGAGCAACGAAAGCCACGTGCTCTACGACAGGGCCCGGGGTCTCCCGGAGGGGAGGATAAAGAGGAAGCTCCTGAGAATTGCCCTGCCCGCCTTTATGACGTTCACCACCTACAACTTCCTCGAGATTCTGATGAGCGTCTTCGTTGTTGAGGTGATATTCAACGTCCACGGAATCGGGTGGATCCTGGCGTATTCCTTCAGGCTCGGCCACAGCGTCCAGGGGGTCAGCTACTACTACAACAGCTACGGCGTGTTTTTCGCCGCCTTCGTCATGCTGCTCTTCTACTTCGTGAACGCCGTCGTCATGGAGTCCATCTACCTCCACCTCGATCCCAGGATCGGCAGGGAGGGAAGGGCATGA